Proteins encoded within one genomic window of Micromonospora halotolerans:
- a CDS encoding M23 family metallopeptidase, producing MSLTFTAARWRALALLTVAAVAGALTGVQPAQAARPGFRMPFLCGQTWQGNNWNGHSPAHSIDWNHYDANGSPDDLSRRVVASAGGTVLESYYSTTTGYGNTIVIGHGDGWRTRYAHLSERLVAKGDTVNQGTVIGKVGASSAKYDLSPHLHYEQIHDGSVVVSVVQGVTWSDYLKRNQTSTNNC from the coding sequence ATGTCCTTGACGTTCACCGCCGCCCGATGGCGCGCCCTCGCGCTGCTCACGGTTGCCGCCGTCGCCGGGGCGCTGACGGGGGTTCAGCCCGCGCAGGCCGCCCGGCCGGGCTTCCGGATGCCGTTCCTGTGCGGCCAGACCTGGCAGGGCAACAACTGGAACGGGCACAGCCCGGCACACTCCATCGACTGGAACCACTACGACGCGAACGGCAGCCCCGACGACCTGAGCCGTCGGGTGGTCGCCAGCGCCGGCGGCACCGTGCTGGAGTCGTACTACTCGACCACCACCGGCTACGGGAACACCATCGTCATCGGGCACGGCGACGGCTGGCGCACCCGGTACGCCCACCTCAGCGAACGGCTGGTCGCCAAGGGCGACACCGTGAACCAGGGCACCGTCATCGGCAAGGTGGGCGCCTCGTCGGCGAAGTACGACCTCAGCCCGCACCTGCACTACGAGCAGATCCACGACGGCAGCGTCGTCGTCTCGGTGGTCCAGGGCGTCACCTGGTCCGACTACCTCAAGCGCAACCAGACCAGCACCAACAACTGCTGA
- a CDS encoding DivIVA domain-containing protein, giving the protein MAQVNRSGQLYGTGLPTRLTAHEVRTRTFDPRRRGVDPDQVRDFQGRVADELTDLQRRLRLLGEENDRLKRALRDWQARHARECRPPNQGRW; this is encoded by the coding sequence GTGGCCCAGGTGAATCGATCCGGCCAGCTCTACGGGACCGGCCTTCCGACCCGGTTGACCGCGCACGAGGTACGGACCCGCACGTTCGACCCGCGCCGCCGGGGCGTCGACCCCGATCAGGTACGCGATTTCCAGGGCCGGGTCGCCGACGAGCTGACCGATCTCCAGCGGCGGCTACGCCTGCTCGGCGAGGAGAACGACCGGCTGAAGCGGGCGCTGCGCGACTGGCAGGCCAGGCATGCCCGGGAGTGCCGGCCACCGAACCAGGGCCGCTGGTAG
- a CDS encoding winged helix-turn-helix domain-containing protein codes for MPITADYIRIADEIVADIRTNKLKPGDKLPSIAQLAAMYEVSPSTVKQTYVRLEALRVIWRHQGKGIFVNDPKLWMREP; via the coding sequence ATGCCGATCACCGCCGACTACATCCGCATCGCCGACGAGATCGTCGCCGACATCAGGACCAACAAGCTCAAGCCGGGGGACAAGCTGCCCTCGATCGCTCAGCTCGCCGCGATGTACGAGGTCAGCCCTTCGACCGTCAAGCAGACGTACGTGCGGCTTGAGGCCCTGCGAGTGATCTGGCGTCACCAGGGCAAGGGCATCTTCGTGAACGATCCGAAGCTCTGGATGCGCGAACCCTGA
- a CDS encoding HNH endonuclease yields the protein MRTFVGVTDEKWYRFLAARPGLTEVNFWRPSGGGFRALTPGEPFFFKAHYPLNRIVGGGFFSGFTQLTISEAWELFGEANGVASLDEMRRSVGRYRKQPIGLDEDPTIGCIFVRDSVFFPDDSTVDPPPGFASNVVQGKTYDLAEPSVAGYFDLLLHRLLGMTVELDASTPWHRPGPVYGDPRLVPQRLGQQSFKAVVLGAYARRCAITGNKVQPVLQAAHIRPLPQGGEHRIDNGLLLKSDVHILFDRGYLGVDPQYRLMVSPRLRSEFGNGDQFYAKAGMPIAVPERRGDRPRGEFLEWHLDTVFKAT from the coding sequence GTGCGGACCTTCGTCGGAGTGACGGACGAGAAGTGGTACCGGTTTCTGGCCGCGCGACCCGGCCTGACGGAGGTCAACTTCTGGCGGCCTTCGGGCGGGGGGTTCCGTGCTCTCACCCCCGGCGAGCCCTTCTTCTTCAAGGCGCACTACCCACTCAATCGGATAGTCGGCGGAGGCTTCTTCAGCGGCTTCACTCAGTTGACGATTTCCGAGGCGTGGGAGCTGTTCGGTGAAGCCAACGGCGTGGCCAGCCTGGACGAGATGCGCCGGAGCGTCGGTCGCTACCGCAAGCAGCCGATCGGGCTGGACGAGGATCCCACCATCGGCTGCATATTTGTCCGAGACAGCGTCTTCTTCCCCGATGATTCGACTGTCGATCCACCCCCTGGGTTCGCCTCCAACGTGGTCCAGGGCAAGACTTACGACCTGGCCGAACCGTCCGTGGCCGGGTACTTCGACCTCCTGCTGCACCGCCTGTTGGGCATGACCGTCGAACTGGATGCCAGCACGCCCTGGCACCGACCTGGACCGGTGTACGGTGACCCGCGCCTCGTGCCGCAGCGCCTTGGTCAGCAGTCGTTCAAGGCCGTGGTGCTCGGTGCCTACGCCCGGCGCTGCGCCATCACCGGGAACAAGGTCCAGCCTGTGTTGCAGGCGGCGCACATTCGGCCGCTGCCGCAGGGTGGGGAGCACCGGATCGACAACGGCCTGCTGCTCAAGTCGGACGTCCACATCCTCTTCGATCGGGGCTATCTGGGAGTCGACCCGCAGTACCGATTGATGGTCAGCCCTCGATTGCGGAGCGAGTTCGGGAACGGCGACCAGTTCTACGCCAAGGCCGGCATGCCCATCGCTGTGCCGGAACGGCGGGGTGACAGGCCCAGAGGCGAGTTCCTCGAGTGGCACTTGGACACGGTCTTCAAGGCGACCTGA
- a CDS encoding M36 family metallopeptidase, translating to MRTPSRATTGATALLLAAGMVLTAGAGGQAAPRDENPIQAQPGHLPGDRHDSKTRDNRKGRTAPDARQRDRAAALGARVRWSDFGTPATLTSTDRPLAAGLPADPAAAARAYVAANRDVLGLTAEGAAALEQLTVAPMGDGATVLFRQRFGDLPAAVDGMLAVGVRDGQVWHVTSSLARDGGAPAPATISADEARRAAAADAGLTGPTVLRTSLVAVPTADRGPRAAYEVVLGADVTGADPAAFATYVDARDGSVLVREDLVDHDVNNPSWEVFPNSPSVDKSSTDTRVRWCAQPATGCAEVVGVPGHPAWDVDPATGASTTTTNGNNAIAVQNWFSNDPFSVGTETATPRPGRNYAYPWTNQWYERKCSPDVFTSPQANDIDAARANLFAMHNRMHDWSYHLGFTEATWNMQRDNLGGGGSANDPEQGNAQAGGVSGGPPTFAARNNANQITPPDGIAPTTNMYLWQPSAGSFYAPCVDGDFDMSVIAHEYGHAISGRMIAGPNAGVSSPQGMSESWSDQLAMEYLYEHGYAAPGRRGFTIGEYTTGDPRAGIRNYNMSASPLNYSAIDYDFVGLQVHASGEVWSATNADIRTAMMRRYGAGNAALQKSCATGATPVTACPGNRRWIQLVFDSFLLMAVSQVSMVDARDAMLAADRIRFGGANQDLLWNAFAARGLGEAAASVGNADADPTPGFTSPYAREGTLRFTPEGDHGVVPGAQLFVGRYQARAVPVADTDAATPLTDRVSLVPGTYEFVVRAPGYGHRRIGPVTVRAGQARELPVQLRRNLASTSAGAAVSGDGINLARIADDDEATNWASLGAPVAGRRVTVDLAGGAQQVRRVQVSAMLRPPVTGDPDAGTQSRFSAVRQFRVLACAAKQAVTCADPADFRVVYTSPADAFPSVAPRPRAPELIMRSFDIPRTKATHLRVEVLTNQCTGAPAYAGEQDADPRAATDCATASPQAQNVRIAEFQAFAQ from the coding sequence GTGCGCACACCATCGCGTGCGACGACGGGGGCCACCGCGCTGCTACTCGCGGCCGGAATGGTCCTGACCGCGGGAGCCGGCGGTCAGGCGGCGCCCCGGGACGAGAACCCGATCCAGGCGCAGCCCGGCCACCTGCCGGGCGACCGCCACGACAGCAAGACCAGGGACAACCGGAAGGGACGGACCGCTCCCGACGCGCGGCAGCGGGACCGGGCCGCGGCGCTCGGAGCGCGCGTCCGCTGGTCCGACTTCGGCACCCCCGCCACCCTGACCTCGACCGATCGGCCGCTCGCCGCCGGCCTGCCCGCCGACCCGGCGGCCGCCGCGCGGGCGTACGTGGCCGCGAACCGGGACGTGCTGGGGCTGACCGCCGAGGGCGCCGCCGCGCTGGAGCAGTTGACCGTCGCGCCGATGGGTGACGGCGCCACCGTGCTGTTCCGGCAGCGCTTCGGGGACCTGCCCGCCGCGGTCGACGGCATGCTGGCCGTCGGCGTCCGGGACGGGCAGGTCTGGCACGTCACCTCGTCCCTGGCCCGGGACGGTGGGGCGCCCGCGCCGGCCACGATCAGCGCCGACGAGGCGCGGCGGGCCGCGGCGGCCGACGCCGGCCTGACCGGGCCGACGGTTCTGCGTACCTCGCTGGTCGCGGTGCCGACCGCGGACCGGGGGCCGCGGGCGGCGTACGAGGTGGTTCTCGGCGCGGACGTCACCGGCGCGGACCCGGCGGCGTTCGCCACCTACGTGGATGCCCGCGACGGCAGCGTGCTGGTCCGCGAGGACCTGGTGGACCACGACGTAAACAACCCGTCGTGGGAGGTCTTCCCGAACTCCCCGTCGGTCGACAAGTCCTCCACCGACACGCGCGTGCGCTGGTGCGCGCAGCCGGCGACCGGCTGCGCCGAGGTGGTCGGCGTGCCCGGGCACCCGGCGTGGGACGTGGACCCGGCCACCGGGGCGTCCACCACCACGACCAACGGCAACAACGCGATCGCCGTGCAGAACTGGTTCAGCAACGACCCGTTCAGCGTGGGCACCGAGACGGCCACCCCGCGCCCCGGCCGGAACTACGCGTACCCGTGGACCAACCAGTGGTACGAGCGGAAGTGCAGCCCGGACGTCTTCACCTCGCCGCAGGCCAACGACATCGACGCGGCCCGGGCGAACCTGTTCGCGATGCACAACCGGATGCACGACTGGTCGTACCACCTGGGCTTCACCGAGGCGACCTGGAACATGCAGCGGGACAACCTCGGCGGCGGCGGGTCGGCCAACGACCCGGAGCAGGGCAACGCCCAGGCCGGCGGGGTCAGCGGCGGCCCGCCGACCTTCGCGGCCCGCAACAACGCCAACCAGATCACCCCGCCGGACGGCATCGCCCCGACCACCAACATGTACCTGTGGCAGCCCAGCGCCGGCTCGTTCTACGCGCCCTGCGTCGACGGTGACTTCGACATGTCGGTCATCGCCCACGAGTACGGCCACGCGATCAGCGGCCGCATGATCGCCGGACCGAACGCCGGGGTCAGCTCCCCGCAGGGAATGAGCGAGAGCTGGTCGGACCAGCTCGCCATGGAGTACCTCTACGAGCACGGGTACGCGGCGCCGGGCCGGCGCGGCTTCACCATCGGCGAGTACACCACCGGCGACCCGCGGGCCGGCATCCGCAACTACAACATGAGCGCCAGCCCGCTCAACTACAGCGCGATCGACTACGACTTCGTCGGCCTCCAGGTGCACGCGTCCGGCGAGGTCTGGAGCGCCACCAACGCGGACATCCGCACGGCCATGATGCGCCGCTACGGCGCCGGGAACGCGGCCCTGCAGAAGTCCTGCGCCACGGGCGCGACGCCGGTGACGGCGTGCCCGGGCAACCGGCGGTGGATCCAGCTCGTCTTCGACTCGTTCCTGCTCATGGCGGTCAGCCAGGTCAGCATGGTCGACGCCCGGGACGCCATGCTCGCGGCCGACCGGATCCGCTTCGGCGGGGCCAACCAGGACCTGCTCTGGAACGCCTTCGCCGCCCGGGGCCTCGGTGAGGCGGCGGCCAGCGTGGGCAACGCCGACGCCGACCCGACGCCCGGCTTCACCTCCCCGTACGCCAGGGAGGGGACCCTGCGGTTCACGCCCGAGGGCGACCACGGGGTCGTGCCGGGGGCGCAGCTCTTCGTCGGCCGCTACCAGGCCCGGGCCGTGCCGGTCGCGGACACCGACGCGGCCACCCCGCTGACCGACCGGGTGAGCCTGGTTCCCGGCACGTACGAATTCGTCGTCCGGGCGCCGGGTTACGGGCACCGCCGGATCGGTCCGGTCACCGTCCGGGCCGGGCAGGCCCGGGAGCTGCCGGTGCAGTTGCGCCGGAACCTGGCCTCCACCAGCGCCGGCGCGGCGGTCAGCGGCGACGGGATCAACCTCGCGAGGATCGCCGACGACGACGAGGCCACCAACTGGGCGTCGCTCGGCGCGCCGGTGGCCGGCCGGCGGGTCACCGTCGACCTGGCCGGTGGCGCCCAGCAGGTCCGCCGGGTGCAGGTCAGCGCGATGCTGCGCCCGCCGGTCACCGGTGACCCGGACGCCGGCACGCAGAGCCGGTTCTCCGCGGTGCGACAGTTCCGGGTGCTCGCGTGCGCGGCGAAGCAGGCCGTGACCTGTGCCGACCCCGCCGACTTCCGGGTGGTTTACACGAGCCCGGCGGACGCCTTCCCGTCGGTGGCGCCCCGGCCCCGGGCGCCCGAACTGATCATGCGGTCGTTCGACATCCCGCGGACGAAGGCGACGCACCTGCGCGTCGAGGTGCTGACCAACCAGTGCACCGGCGCGCCGGCGTACGCCGGTGAGCAGGACGCCGACCCCCGGGCGGCGACCGACTGCGCCACCGCCAGCCCGCAGGCGCAGAACGTGCGGATCGCCGAGTTCCAGGCGTTCGCCCAGTAG
- a CDS encoding cellulose-binding domain-containing protein: MRITHARLAPVVAAVTTLAAAAVVTPLVAGPAAAAQGCQVDYRPTVWPGGFTATVRVSPGDTALNGWTVSWTYPGDQRITGAWNAVVSQSGATVTARNATWNGSVPAGGATEFGVQGTVGAAAPAPTGFALNGVPCNGAPPSPTTAPPSPSGSPTVSPSPTPTSSPSPTVSPSPTGPPPAGCGGAALCDGFENQTGSTPSGDWTVVHPDCAGTGAAAVDTANAHGGSRSVRIDGGGGYCNHVFVRANRDLSAVGAARYGRLWVRHATALPADHVTFLAMTDAADGNRDLRMGGQNGALQWNRASDDATLPEQSPAGVALSVPLPTGRWSCVEFLVDGSAGVLRTWLDGVAVAGLTADGVPTHDVDGQWYGRTWRPQLTDLKLGWESYGGAGDTLWFDDMALGATRIGC, from the coding sequence ATGAGGATCACCCACGCCCGTCTCGCCCCGGTCGTGGCGGCCGTCACCACCCTGGCCGCCGCCGCCGTCGTCACCCCGCTGGTGGCCGGCCCGGCCGCCGCCGCGCAGGGCTGCCAGGTCGACTACCGCCCCACCGTGTGGCCGGGCGGGTTCACCGCCACCGTCCGCGTCAGCCCCGGCGACACCGCCCTCAACGGCTGGACGGTCAGCTGGACCTACCCCGGCGATCAACGGATCACCGGCGCCTGGAACGCCGTGGTCAGCCAGTCCGGCGCCACCGTCACCGCCCGCAACGCCACCTGGAACGGCAGCGTGCCGGCCGGTGGCGCCACCGAGTTCGGCGTCCAGGGCACGGTCGGTGCGGCCGCGCCGGCGCCGACCGGCTTCGCGCTCAACGGCGTGCCCTGCAACGGCGCGCCGCCCAGCCCGACCACCGCGCCGCCCTCGCCGTCCGGTTCCCCGACGGTGTCGCCGAGCCCGACACCGACCAGCTCCCCGAGTCCGACGGTCTCGCCGAGCCCGACCGGACCGCCGCCGGCCGGCTGTGGCGGCGCGGCGCTCTGCGACGGCTTCGAGAACCAGACCGGGTCCACGCCTTCGGGTGACTGGACCGTGGTGCATCCGGACTGCGCCGGCACCGGCGCCGCCGCCGTGGACACCGCGAACGCCCACGGCGGAAGCCGGTCCGTCCGGATCGACGGCGGGGGCGGCTACTGCAACCATGTCTTTGTCCGCGCCAACCGCGACCTGTCCGCGGTGGGGGCGGCCCGCTACGGCCGGCTCTGGGTCCGCCATGCCACCGCCCTCCCGGCCGACCACGTCACCTTCCTGGCCATGACCGATGCCGCCGACGGCAACCGTGACCTGCGGATGGGCGGGCAGAACGGGGCCTTGCAGTGGAACCGGGCCTCCGACGACGCGACCCTGCCCGAGCAGAGCCCGGCCGGGGTGGCGTTGAGCGTGCCGCTACCCACCGGCCGCTGGTCCTGCGTGGAGTTCCTGGTGGACGGGAGCGCCGGGGTGTTGCGCACCTGGCTCGACGGCGTGGCGGTCGCCGGGCTGACCGCCGACGGCGTGCCGACCCACGACGTCGACGGGCAGTGGTACGGCCGGACCTGGCGTCCGCAGCTCACCGACCTCAAGCTCGGCTGGGAGAGCTACGGCGGCGCGGGCGACACCCTCTGGTTCGACGACATGGCGCTGGGCGCCACCCGGATCGGCTGCTGA
- a CDS encoding ribonuclease domain-containing protein: MTSLATPLRATRARVRRALGAGALLTALVAAALVGPPAASTRLAEPAQAAVYSSCTMTRCADARTARSGWSAKSFPTSRGWYSWSGGLCNFAGGRFYNYEGQLPTNATYYEYDVYPRACNAARDAYRIVVNKSTGATWFSPDHYANFYRL, translated from the coding sequence TTGACCAGTCTCGCGACCCCGCTCCGCGCCACCCGCGCCCGCGTACGGCGCGCTCTCGGCGCGGGCGCCCTGCTCACCGCCCTGGTCGCCGCCGCGCTCGTCGGCCCGCCGGCCGCCTCCACCCGGCTGGCCGAGCCGGCACAGGCCGCCGTCTACAGCTCCTGCACGATGACCCGCTGCGCGGACGCCCGCACGGCGCGCTCCGGCTGGTCCGCGAAGAGCTTCCCGACCAGCCGCGGCTGGTACTCCTGGAGCGGCGGCCTGTGCAACTTCGCGGGCGGCCGGTTCTACAACTACGAGGGTCAGCTGCCCACCAACGCCACCTACTACGAGTACGACGTCTACCCGCGCGCCTGCAATGCCGCGCGGGACGCGTACCGGATCGTGGTCAACAAGAGCACCGGGGCCACCTGGTTCTCACCCGACCACTACGCCAATTTCTACCGGCTCTGA
- a CDS encoding barstar family protein — protein MGAASPQPPAWLAFDAGAEAEPAGVALAGADARTRAGLHEALAAALPLPAWFGRNWDALADALADRLDAGPLTLVVRDAAGLLADEPPAQLGTLLDVLGGVAAGGRHSLCVVLRDHPDRLAALRTRIAAALGGRVGAPPPDAG, from the coding sequence ATGGGCGCAGCGTCCCCGCAGCCGCCGGCGTGGCTCGCGTTCGACGCCGGGGCGGAGGCCGAGCCGGCCGGGGTGGCCCTGGCCGGGGCGGACGCCCGGACCCGGGCGGGTCTGCACGAGGCGCTGGCCGCGGCCCTGCCCCTGCCCGCCTGGTTCGGGCGCAACTGGGACGCGCTCGCCGACGCGCTGGCCGACCGGCTCGACGCCGGCCCGCTGACCCTCGTCGTGCGGGACGCGGCGGGCCTGCTCGCCGACGAGCCGCCGGCCCAGCTCGGCACCCTCCTCGACGTGCTCGGCGGGGTGGCGGCCGGCGGCCGGCACTCGCTGTGCGTGGTGCTGCGCGACCACCCGGACCGGCTGGCCGCCCTGCGGACCCGGATCGCCGCCGCCCTGGGCGGCCGGGTCGGCGCCCCACCACCGGACGCTGGCTGA
- a CDS encoding HD domain-containing protein produces MEFPAYLATMPMHAITEIHGEPGLLARFRLEVEAFDEPARERLTAALDLAAELHREDRRVREPYLNHLLRVAIRMMHHYQVRDVDVIVAGLLHDAVEDHPAELAGPDATAAVDPTPAALAALAARFGPRVARLVGAVTNPVYDPGRDPHVQYREHVAASLDREPWARVIKVSDFTDNGVGVIHTVGPKVARSAAKYRPLVPVFRDLIARPDTPLSAPVKRHIFAQLDLAEERFSAILDQPN; encoded by the coding sequence ATGGAGTTCCCGGCGTACCTGGCGACCATGCCGATGCACGCGATTACCGAGATCCACGGCGAGCCGGGCCTGCTGGCCCGCTTCCGGCTGGAGGTCGAGGCGTTCGACGAGCCCGCCCGGGAGCGGCTCACCGCCGCCCTCGACCTCGCCGCCGAGCTGCACCGGGAGGACCGGCGGGTGCGCGAGCCGTACCTGAACCACCTGCTCCGGGTGGCGATCCGGATGATGCACCACTACCAGGTGCGCGACGTGGACGTGATCGTGGCGGGCCTGCTGCACGACGCCGTGGAGGACCACCCGGCCGAGCTGGCCGGCCCCGACGCGACGGCGGCCGTCGACCCCACGCCGGCCGCGCTGGCCGCCCTGGCCGCGCGGTTCGGCCCGCGCGTCGCCCGGCTGGTCGGGGCGGTCACCAACCCGGTGTACGACCCGGGGCGTGACCCCCACGTCCAGTACCGGGAGCACGTGGCGGCGAGCCTCGACCGGGAGCCCTGGGCCCGGGTGATCAAGGTGTCGGACTTCACCGACAACGGGGTGGGCGTGATCCACACGGTCGGCCCGAAGGTGGCCCGCTCGGCGGCCAAGTACCGGCCGCTCGTGCCGGTCTTCCGCGACCTCATCGCCCGGCCGGACACGCCGCTGTCGGCGCCGGTGAAGCGGCACATCTTCGCCCAGCTCGACCTGGCCGAGGAGCGGTTCAGCGCGATTCTCGACCAGCCGAACTGA
- a CDS encoding ATP-binding protein, whose translation MEGGTAAGLVPGDDPAGTAPVFTADLPADPGRLAPTRERLRGWLRAHGVGELDVETVLMATGEACANAIEHGYRFAPEGITTLRAELRDDHLVVEVRDRGGWRADVGGNGADRGRGQLIMNRVMDEASIVGTPEGTTVRLVKRLTGS comes from the coding sequence GTGGAGGGTGGGACTGCCGCCGGGCTGGTGCCGGGCGACGATCCGGCCGGGACGGCGCCGGTGTTCACCGCCGACCTGCCCGCCGACCCGGGGCGGCTCGCCCCCACCCGGGAACGGCTGCGCGGCTGGTTGCGCGCCCACGGGGTCGGTGAACTCGACGTCGAGACGGTGCTCATGGCCACCGGCGAGGCGTGCGCCAACGCCATCGAGCACGGCTACCGCTTCGCCCCCGAGGGGATCACCACGCTCCGCGCCGAGCTGCGCGACGACCACCTGGTGGTCGAGGTACGCGATCGCGGCGGCTGGCGGGCGGACGTCGGCGGGAACGGCGCCGACCGGGGCCGGGGACAGTTGATCATGAACCGGGTGATGGACGAGGCGAGCATCGTCGGCACCCCGGAGGGCACCACGGTCCGCCTGGTCAAGCGCCTCACCGGCAGCTGA